The segment ATGTGATGGCGCACGAGATCGATGTAGATCTGCATGCAGCCCGCAGCGCTGGTGCTGCCGGCGATCGTCAGAATGATCGTGCAGTCGTCACCCTGCAGCATGCGTTCATAGATCTCGCACGCCCGCCCGAGCTCGCGCGCACTGAACGACATCTCCTTGTAGGCATCGATCAGAGCACGCGGGTCGTG is part of the Herpetosiphonaceae bacterium genome and harbors:
- a CDS encoding deoxyhypusine synthase family protein; this translates as MEINRQNKAELLQRTVKHIDITAHDPRALIDAYKEMSFSARELGRACEIYERMLQGDDCTIILTIAGSTSAAGCMQIYIDLVRHH